A genome region from Natronosalvus rutilus includes the following:
- the lrp gene encoding HTH-type transcriptional regulator Lrp: MTYENLDAKLVNALLGDGRASLRSLAEDLDVSVTTVSNHLSALEDDGVIHGYTPKIDYDALDYDVTAVIQLKVEGNALPDITETLKEHKQMISVYEVTGDYDVIAVGKFTDTDGMNDQIKALLTDPDIKESNTSVVLNAVSENEQFELEIEE; encoded by the coding sequence ATGACGTACGAAAATCTCGACGCAAAGTTAGTGAATGCACTTCTGGGCGACGGACGGGCGAGCCTCCGCAGCCTCGCCGAGGATCTCGACGTCTCCGTGACCACCGTCTCGAACCATCTCTCGGCGCTCGAGGACGACGGCGTTATTCACGGCTACACCCCGAAGATTGACTACGATGCCCTCGACTACGACGTCACGGCCGTCATCCAGCTGAAAGTCGAGGGGAACGCCCTCCCCGACATCACCGAGACGCTGAAGGAGCACAAGCAGATGATCTCCGTCTACGAGGTCACCGGCGACTACGACGTCATCGCCGTCGGCAAGTTCACCGACACCGACGGGATGAACGACCAGATCAAGGCCCTCCTCACCGACCCCGATATCAAGGAGTCGAACACGAGCGTCGTCCTCAACGCCGTCTCCGAGAACGAGCAGTTCGAACTCGAGATCGAGGAGTAG
- the glnA gene encoding type I glutamate--ammonia ligase: MTSGNITPTEQAVLDEIEEKGVDFLRLQFTDILGVVKNVAVPARQAEKAFTEGIYFDGSSIEGFVRIQESDMRLVPDPDTFAILPWRQSGESASARMICDVYNTSTGDPFEGDPRYILKQAIDRAQDLGYSINAAPEPEFFLFEEDEEGGATTETNDAGGYFDLAPKDLASDVRRDIIYGLENMGFEVEASHHEVAEGQHEINFEYDDALTTADNVGTFRTVVRAIAAQHGYHATFMPKPIPRINGSGMHTHISLFTEDGENAFHDGDDEFNLSSTAKSFLAGVLEHAPAITAIANPIVNSYKRLVPGYEAPVYVAWSDRNRSALIRKPAARVPAASRIELRSPDPSCNPYLALAVMIHAGLDGIENDLEAPDPVRENIYEFDGKKREEYGIETLPTNLGEAVDALEADDVIYDALGEHVGPKFVEAKRQEFQEYLVDVSEWELDRYLETF; this comes from the coding sequence ATGACAAGCGGAAACATCACCCCGACCGAACAGGCGGTGCTGGACGAAATCGAGGAGAAAGGCGTCGATTTCCTCCGGCTCCAGTTCACCGATATCCTCGGCGTCGTCAAAAACGTCGCCGTTCCGGCCCGCCAGGCCGAGAAGGCGTTCACCGAGGGAATCTACTTCGACGGCTCCTCGATTGAAGGTTTCGTACGGATCCAGGAGTCGGACATGCGTCTCGTGCCCGACCCGGACACGTTCGCCATCCTCCCGTGGAGACAGAGCGGCGAGAGCGCCTCGGCCCGGATGATCTGTGACGTCTACAACACCTCCACTGGCGACCCCTTCGAGGGCGACCCGCGCTACATTCTGAAGCAGGCAATCGACCGTGCCCAGGACCTCGGCTACTCTATCAACGCCGCGCCCGAACCCGAGTTCTTCCTGTTCGAGGAGGACGAAGAGGGCGGCGCGACGACCGAGACGAACGACGCCGGCGGTTACTTCGACCTCGCGCCGAAGGACCTCGCGAGCGACGTCCGCCGGGACATCATCTACGGCCTCGAGAACATGGGCTTCGAGGTCGAGGCGAGCCACCACGAGGTCGCCGAGGGACAACACGAGATCAACTTCGAGTACGACGACGCGCTCACCACGGCCGACAACGTCGGCACCTTCCGGACGGTCGTGCGCGCCATCGCGGCCCAGCACGGCTACCACGCGACGTTCATGCCGAAGCCGATCCCGCGGATCAACGGCTCCGGGATGCACACGCACATCTCGCTGTTCACCGAGGACGGCGAGAACGCGTTCCACGACGGCGACGACGAGTTCAACCTCTCAAGTACGGCGAAGTCGTTCCTCGCGGGCGTCCTCGAGCACGCCCCAGCGATCACCGCGATCGCGAACCCGATCGTCAACAGCTACAAGCGGCTGGTGCCTGGCTACGAGGCGCCCGTCTACGTGGCCTGGTCCGACCGCAACCGCTCGGCACTCATCCGCAAGCCGGCCGCTCGCGTGCCGGCGGCCTCTCGCATCGAACTGCGCTCGCCCGACCCCTCGTGTAACCCCTACCTCGCGCTGGCGGTCATGATCCACGCGGGTCTCGACGGCATCGAGAACGACCTCGAGGCGCCCGACCCGGTCCGGGAGAACATCTACGAGTTCGACGGGAAAAAACGCGAGGAGTACGGCATCGAAACGCTCCCGACGAACCTCGGCGAGGCAGTCGACGCCCTCGAAGCAGACGACGTCATCTACGACGCCCTCGGCGAGCACGTCGGACCGAAGTTCGTCGAGGCGAAGCGCCAGGAGTTCCAGGAGTACCTGGTCGACGTCTCCGAGTGGGAACTCGATCGGTACCTCGAGACGTTCTAG
- a CDS encoding YhjD/YihY/BrkB family envelope integrity protein translates to MIDRRRTIQLTYRILSLARTEQLTLLSAAVAFYAFLSLVPLSLLSLSVAASIGGEPLATRVAEISEDVLTPTARQILAETLLDDTGRQGATAIGAVGLIWGASRVLHGLDQMFSAVYGTVRSSSLLNTLWDSMIVLLAATLGFSAVTVLEVAVEFVPVFSVGPFGPVFVLISLLAAFFPMYVVFPDVPVSLREAAPGAIIATVGWFALGQVFSLYTTFAGGYSVYGVLGAVLLVLVWLYVGAAIVVFGVVVNAVLAGIDVDRQLQSHGPRQVSTEAMSEDATGADERDGPARGASEPQSRSRSRERGESRTRDRADDPAALREELRQFEDRLESFETSVEDRTVRRQSLEADLKRYVRRRVRRGHAHGWGPYLVLLYGTAMTLGAFYFLEGPWAVLAMLVVWTSTLGVYVLMVLFGASISALGLPGRLRNRVSEWRS, encoded by the coding sequence GTGATCGACCGTCGCCGCACGATTCAGCTCACCTATCGTATCCTCTCGCTCGCACGGACCGAACAACTGACGTTGCTGTCGGCCGCCGTCGCGTTCTACGCCTTCCTCTCCCTCGTGCCGCTGTCGCTGCTGTCGCTCAGCGTAGCGGCGTCGATTGGCGGCGAGCCACTGGCAACCCGGGTGGCCGAAATCTCCGAAGACGTACTAACGCCCACGGCCCGACAGATCCTCGCGGAGACACTCCTCGACGATACGGGCCGACAGGGGGCGACGGCCATCGGCGCCGTCGGCCTCATCTGGGGCGCCAGTCGCGTCCTTCACGGCCTCGACCAGATGTTCTCGGCCGTCTACGGCACCGTGCGATCGTCCTCGCTACTGAACACCCTCTGGGACTCGATGATCGTCCTGCTGGCCGCCACGCTCGGCTTCAGCGCGGTCACCGTCCTCGAGGTCGCCGTCGAGTTCGTTCCCGTGTTCTCCGTCGGCCCCTTCGGCCCGGTGTTTGTCCTGATCAGCCTCCTCGCCGCGTTCTTCCCGATGTACGTCGTCTTTCCGGACGTCCCGGTGAGCCTCCGGGAGGCCGCCCCGGGAGCGATCATCGCCACGGTTGGCTGGTTCGCGCTCGGACAGGTGTTCTCGCTCTACACGACCTTCGCGGGCGGGTACAGCGTCTACGGCGTCCTCGGTGCCGTCCTGCTCGTGCTCGTCTGGCTCTACGTCGGCGCCGCGATCGTCGTCTTCGGCGTCGTGGTCAACGCCGTCCTCGCCGGAATTGACGTGGATCGGCAGCTACAAAGTCACGGGCCACGACAGGTGTCCACAGAAGCGATGTCCGAGGACGCCACTGGAGCCGACGAGCGAGACGGGCCAGCACGGGGGGCGAGCGAGCCGCAATCACGATCACGCTCACGAGAGCGCGGGGAATCCAGGACCCGCGACCGAGCGGACGATCCCGCCGCCCTTCGCGAGGAACTCCGACAGTTCGAGGACCGGCTCGAGTCCTTCGAGACCTCCGTCGAGGACCGAACCGTCAGGCGCCAGTCCCTCGAGGCCGACCTCAAACGGTACGTCCGTCGCCGCGTTCGCCGGGGGCACGCCCACGGCTGGGGCCCGTACCTCGTCTTGCTGTACGGCACCGCGATGACCTTGGGCGCGTTCTACTTCCTCGAGGGGCCGTGGGCCGTCCTGGCGATGCTCGTCGTCTGGACGTCGACGCTGGGCGTCTACGTGCTGATGGTGCTGTTCGGCGCCAGCATCTCTGCGCTCGGCCTTCCGGGACGGCTCCGTAATCGGGTCTCGGAGTGGCGCTCCTGA
- a CDS encoding tRNA (guanine(26)-N(2))-dimethyltransferase has protein sequence MRVTEGGVEFEVPGEQTEGVEESVFYNPRQELNRDLTIAVLRAFRERQPRARRYLDAMTASGVRGLRAAVDGWDVTCCDREPEAVDLASENLERAGFELGVDAEVVHRNVNALMHDAVFDVIDLDPYGTPMPFADAAFARCRHLVCVTATDTAPLCGAHFRSGIRSYGAVPRNTEYHTEMGVRTLLSGLARSAARFDVGVTPLLTHATSHYVRTFLELDRKPTAADANLEELGFLVHCEDCLYRESALGLAPAADLSFEMCPNCAGGRMLAAGPLWLGPMRDHEFVVDVRDRIPDEFGTAETGRALLETLEAELDEPTYYDQHKLCKNWGLPANAMADFLADLESAGYDTSKTHYGGTTFKTDAHVGKILEATRENLD, from the coding sequence ATGCGCGTGACGGAGGGTGGCGTCGAGTTCGAGGTTCCCGGCGAACAGACCGAAGGCGTCGAGGAGTCGGTGTTTTACAACCCCCGCCAGGAGCTGAATCGGGACCTGACGATTGCCGTCCTGCGAGCGTTTCGCGAGCGCCAGCCCCGGGCCCGGCGCTACCTGGACGCGATGACGGCGAGCGGCGTCCGCGGCCTCCGGGCGGCGGTCGACGGCTGGGACGTCACCTGCTGTGACCGCGAGCCGGAAGCCGTGGACCTCGCCAGCGAGAACCTCGAGCGCGCTGGCTTCGAACTCGGGGTCGACGCCGAGGTCGTCCACCGGAACGTCAACGCCCTGATGCACGACGCCGTCTTCGACGTGATCGACCTCGACCCCTACGGGACGCCGATGCCGTTCGCCGACGCGGCATTCGCCCGGTGTCGTCACCTCGTTTGCGTCACCGCGACCGACACCGCGCCGCTGTGTGGCGCACACTTCAGGAGCGGGATTCGCTCCTACGGCGCCGTGCCAAGAAATACCGAGTACCACACCGAAATGGGCGTCCGGACCCTGCTCTCGGGCCTCGCCCGGAGCGCCGCCCGGTTCGACGTCGGCGTCACCCCGCTCCTCACGCACGCGACCAGCCACTACGTCCGCACGTTCCTCGAACTCGACCGGAAGCCGACCGCCGCGGACGCCAACCTCGAGGAACTGGGCTTCCTGGTTCACTGCGAGGACTGCCTGTACCGCGAGTCCGCGCTCGGGCTGGCGCCCGCCGCCGACCTGTCATTCGAAATGTGCCCCAACTGTGCGGGAGGGCGAATGCTCGCCGCTGGCCCGCTCTGGCTAGGTCCGATGCGGGATCACGAGTTCGTCGTCGACGTTCGCGACCGAATCCCGGACGAGTTCGGGACCGCCGAGACGGGACGGGCGCTCCTCGAGACGCTCGAGGCCGAACTCGACGAACCGACCTACTACGACCAGCACAAGCTCTGCAAGAACTGGGGATTGCCCGCCAACGCGATGGCCGACTTCCTGGCCGATCTCGAGTCGGCGGGGTACGACACCTCGAAGACCCACTACGGCGGGACGACGTTCAAGACGGACGCCCACGTGGGCAAGATTCTCGAGGCGACGAGGGAGAACCTGGACTGA
- a CDS encoding bacterio-opsin activator domain-containing protein yields MALFAEFSVPTEAFALHETLEAESNAIVEIERVAATEELITPYFRVSGVDLGAFEAAAADDPSVQGLTRIDRFREATLYRAGLVRDVDAIVYAYTSTDATILEASAQHDRWELRMRFPDGDALSQFSAYCEDRGIPFGLTRLYDRANPQSRAKFGVTAKQHEALLTAWKRGYFSSPEVTLEDVSSEMDITPQALSNRLRRGYEALIEHTVAVTGPDEEMED; encoded by the coding sequence ATGGCGCTATTCGCGGAGTTTTCCGTCCCAACAGAGGCGTTCGCCCTCCACGAGACGCTCGAGGCCGAGTCGAACGCCATCGTCGAAATCGAACGCGTCGCCGCCACCGAGGAACTCATCACGCCGTACTTCCGGGTAAGCGGCGTCGATCTTGGCGCCTTCGAGGCCGCTGCCGCGGACGACCCGTCGGTCCAGGGACTCACGCGAATCGATCGGTTTCGGGAGGCGACCCTGTACCGGGCCGGCCTGGTCCGGGACGTCGACGCAATCGTCTACGCGTACACGTCGACGGACGCGACGATTCTCGAGGCCTCGGCCCAGCACGACCGCTGGGAGCTTCGGATGCGGTTTCCCGACGGCGACGCCCTCTCACAGTTCAGCGCCTACTGTGAGGACCGGGGGATCCCGTTCGGGCTCACGCGGCTGTACGACCGGGCCAACCCCCAGTCCAGGGCGAAGTTCGGCGTCACGGCCAAGCAACACGAGGCGCTGTTGACCGCGTGGAAACGCGGGTACTTCTCCTCGCCGGAGGTCACGCTCGAGGACGTCTCGAGCGAGATGGACATCACGCCGCAGGCGCTCTCGAATCGGTTGCGACGCGGCTACGAGGCATTGATCGAGCACACGGTCGCGGTGACGGGGCCCGACGAGGAGATGGAGGACTAA